CGTGACATTGAGCGAATCGGGGATCATTTTGAAAACGTTGTTGAGTTAGTTGATTATCAAATGGCCAATAAAGTGACATTAACACAACAGGCTTATGATGACTTGAATGAAATGTTCGATTTAGCGATTGAAGCGGTGAAGACATCGATGAAGGCACTGGATGAGAACGATGCATCACTTGCTTCAAAAGTGTTAAGCATTGAAGAAAAAATTGACAAACTAGAACGTACAAACCGTAAGAAGCATATTCTTCGAATTAATGAGGGAATTTGTACGGGACAAGCTGGAATTGTCTTTGTTGATATCATTAGCAATATTGAAAGAATCTCAGATCACTGTGTGAATATTGCAGAAACTGTATTGGAAGCAAGAAAATAATTTTTTTGAAAGTGGGTGTCCCAAAAGTAGCAGGGACACCCATTTATCGAATGGCGGCGATTCCTACACGACCAGCAAGAGCCGAAGTCCCCTCAGACGAGCTTGCGAGTTGAGGAGGAGATGATTGAATGAACCTCTACTAAAAGCGGCCACGTCCTGTGGCCAACGCAGAGGCCAACACGTCCTCTGCAAGTCCGGAAAATGTTCGCCTTTCTCGGTTAAGTAAGTGCTTGACCAAAATCAGCCATCTTTTAGAACCTTGTATATACTTACAAACAAAGCCAAATTATTGAGAGTTGAGATTACTTTCGATATTGTTAGACCTTTTTCAAAAGTGTTTGACAAATAATAGATGTAATGGTAAATTTTTATTGACATAACTACAACGGACCCTTAGCTCAGCTGGTTAGAGCAGACGGCTCATAACCGTCCGGTCGCAGGTTCGAGTCCTGCAGGGTCCATTCATAGCGAGATAGGATGTCAATAGGTCGCACTTGAAGGTTGCGACTTTTTTTGTTACAGAAAGTTTAAGTTCAATAAAGTGTTAAAGTATTCTCTCTATAGTTTTTTTTGGTGTCTAGCTCCAAGTGCCATCAGCTCGGGTCGCTTCGGCCCTGCTGTGGCGACGGAAGCCTCCGCGCAGGTCCTCCAGCGCCCTTCGCCTAAGGACTTGCGCTTTGCGCTTTTCTTAGTTCCTTTCAAATAGGAAAGTCGTTTTTGTACTTAATAAAAGACATTGTTCAGAGGAAATTTTACTTTGTAAAGGACCGATTTGACTCTACCTTGTATGCAGAGGAAGGGGCGAGACCACGCAGGTGGATGCTGTGGCTTGTAGAGAAAAGTGGCGCCCAACTAAACGCAGGTCGTTACATGGAAAACAAGTGTCTGAAACGGAATGTAAAATATTCTTCTTAAAACGGATGTAATAGTAACATGTATATGAGTACAGCTTTTTTAATGAAAACGATGCTGAAAGGATAGCCGGCTATATTTTATTCGGAAATTGGTGCAATATTTTCTACGAAATTGGTCTGAAATTTGGGCGTTTAAATTGCAACAAGTTGCCAAGTTTGGTAATCTGAAAGTGAATCTTAACAAAAGGGTTTTATGCCAAATGTTAAGGGTACATACCTAATAAGGAGGAGATTTTAAATGGCTTTTGAATTACCAAAATTACCTTATGAATACGATGCTTTAGAGCCACATATCGACAAAGAAACTATGAATATTCACCACACTAAACACCATAACGCATATGTTACAAACTTAAATGCGGCTTTAGAAGGAAATGAAGAACTTTTAAGCAAGTCTGTTGAGGAAGTTGTAGCAAACTTAGATGCTGTTCCTGAGGAGAAGCGCACTGCAGTTCGTAATAATGGTGGTGGCCATGCAAACCATACGTTATTCTGGACAATTTTATCTCCAAACGGTGGCGGTGCTCCAGCAGGCGAATTAGCAGATGCAATTAATGCTAAATTTGGTAGCTTCGAAAGCTTTAAAGAAGAGTTCTCTAAAGCAGCAGCTACTCGATTCGGATCTGGTTGGGCTTGGTTAGTTGTAAATAACGGTGAGTTGGAAGTAACAAGCACGCCAAACCAAGACTCTCCATTAATGGAAGGTAAAACGCCGATTTTAGGTCTAGATGTGTGGGAGCATGCTTACTACTTAAATTACCAAAACCGTCGTCCAGACTACATTTCAGCATTTTGGAATGTTGTAAACTGGGATGAAGTAGCGCGTCTTTACAATGAAGCAAAATAATTGAATCGACTAGTAAGAAGGTAGGTCATTTATAGTTGAATGGTCTACCTTCTTTATTTTTGGGAAATGTAAATTTTAGTACATAACTTCCTTTTCAACAGGCAAACTATTTTTAGACGTTGAAGGGGAGTTTGAATATGTCGAAATGGAAAAAAATATTTGGTGACGTAGAGGTAAATCGTGATTTGATTCTTTTGCTACTAATCGGAGGTCTTTATTCATTAAGCATCGCACTTTCAAACACGTTTGTGAACGTTTATTTATGGAAACAATCAGGAAAATTTGTCGATATCGGAATATATAATTTGTTTAGTGTCATCTTTCAGCCATTAACTTTCATCTTTGCGGGAAGACTAGCAAAGCGAGTAGACCGTGTAATTGTTTTAAGGTTAGGGGTAATTTTTTTAGCCGTCTTTTTTGTAACCGTGTTAATAATCGGTGAAAGAGCTTCCGATTACATCATTCTATTAGGATCCTTAATTGGAATCGGCTACGGATTTTATTGGCTAGCCTTTAATGTACTTACATTTGAGATTACTGAACCTGAGACACGAGACTTTTTCAACGGCTTCTTAGGTGTTTTAACTTCTTCGGCTGGGATGATTGGTCCGATTTTAGCGGGGTTCATCATTTCAAGACTAGAAAATTTTAAAGGATATACGACCATTTTTACGATTTCACTATTATTGTTTTCGTTTGCCGTCGTATTAAGTATGTTTTTAAAGCGAAGACCTGCGAAGGGCGATTACATACTTTGGCGAATATTTCATGAACGAAGTAGAAATCGGAATTGGAAGCTGATAACAAATGCTCACTTTTTCCAAGGACTTCGGGAAGGAACATTCATCTTTGTTATTAGCGTTTTCGTATTTATTTCGACAAACAGTGAACTAGCCTTGGGGACGTTCGGTCTCCTGAATTCAGTAATTGCTTTTTTCTCTTATTATTTGGCAACACGCTTTATTACAAAAAAGATGAGGAAAAAAGCCATCTTAGTTGGAGGAATTTTGTTATACTTAGCGATATTCTTGATTGTTTTTCATATATCGTATACAAACTTACTCATTTACGGCGTAGTAATTGGAATTGCTTATCCAATGCTGTTAGTGCCTTACGTTTCCATGACTTACGACATTATAGGAAAAGGGTGGAATGCTGCTAAAGCACGGATTGAATATATTGTTGTTCGGGAAGTCTATTTAAATTTTGGGCGAATCGTTTCTGTATTATCTTTTATTCTTGTTGTTTCATTTACGAATGAAAAACAAACAATTCCTTACTTATTATTAATATTAGGAACTGGACATGCGTTGATCTATCTGTTTATTCGTACGATTAAACTACAAGAAAGTAATCGAACGGCCAATGATGAACGTCGAGTCAGGCAACCGCATTTGGCAGATGGAAAGAATGGGTAACCTTTCAAATATAAAACCTCCGAGATTTTCTTAAACTTGGAGGTTTTTTGTTCTTTTCGTCATATTTTTTATTAGGCTCTTTTCTAAAGGATTATTTCTAAATCATTGTTGTAAATTTTTTCCCCTTTGTATTGGAACAACTTGACTAGCGGGAATTGAGGAATGGTAGAGATCGGGTAAGAACATGCTGTAGAAGTCGACTTCCTCCCCGCTGAAAGTAAGTGTCTGAAACGTAATATTTAGTACTCATCATTAAACAAATAGCTGTAAAAGACCCGACAAAACATTTCTAACATAATAATGTCCATTCCACACAAGTCACCAACTCTTAAAAAGTAGATATTTCCATATGTAAAGTTATTTCCAAAATATTCACGTTTTGTTACAAATTTATCCGTTCATAATCAGCAGATGTAACAAATTTATTACATCCTTTTTATTTCCTTTATCATGATAAAAAAATCTTTTAAACTAAGAAAGCGTTAAATGACGTTGCATGAATGGGTTGTTTAACATAAATGCAATAAAAAATGAAGGAGGATTTTGTTTGAAAAGGAAAGAACGGAAAAAACCTTTAATAAAGCGTTTAAATATATTATTTTTAATAACATTTTTTGTTTTTATAGCATTGATACTTCGTTTAGGAATCGTTCAGATTGTTTATGGGGAGTTATATAAAGAGGAAGTAGAGAAATCAGAGGAAATTGAAGTGAATTCAGCTGCACCCCGCGGGAAGATTTTTGATCGGAATTTAGAAGTAATGGTAACTAATCAAGCGGTTCATACGGTTACATACACAAAAACAACTTCATCAACTCAAGCAGTTCGTCTTGAACTTGCGAAAAAGCTTGCAGAGATACTTGAGGTTAGTGATGAAAAAGTGACCGAACGTGACTTGAAAGATTACTGGATCTTAACGAGACCGAGTGAAGCGGAAGGAAAGGTTTCGGCTGAAGAAAGGCAAAAGGTTTTTCGAGGAGAATTAACGAATGAAGAACTGTATAGTATTCAATTAGAAAGAATTTCAGAAAGTGACTTATCCGAATTAACGCCTTTAGACCGAGAAATTGTAGCGATAAAAAGGGAAATGGATCGAGCAGCTGTTGGTGCTCCTCAAGCGATAAAAAAGGGTGCTACTAATGAAGAAATAGCTTATATTAGCGAACATTTGAGTGAATTCCCTGGGGTGAATGTAACAACTGATTGGGAACGTCAATACCCGTTCGGTAACACATTGAGAACGATGCTCGGCAATGTATCCACGCAGGAAGAAGGACTTCCGAACGATCAGTTAGAGTACTTTCTTGCACGTGATTACAACTTGAACGATCGTGTAGGGACGAGCTACATAGAAAAACAATTTGAAAGTGTGTTACAAGGGGAAAGGTCCAAAATAAAAAATTTAACGGATAGTGAGGGGAATTTAATCGAATCCGTTATTATTTCTGAAGGTCAAGCTGGAAATGATTTAGTCCTAACGGTTGATATGGACTTACAATTAAATGTAGAAGAGATAATTGAAGAGGAATTACTTAGAGTTAAAAGGCTACCGAGTACCGAATTGTTGGACCGTGCATTTGTAGTGATGATGGATCCTAACACGGGAGAATTGTTGGCGATGGCAGGAAAACAGATTGTCCAAGAAGAAGACGGAAGTTATGAAGTACAAGATTTTGCACTTGGTGCTATGACAACCTCTTACACAATGGGATCAGCAGTGAAAGGAGCAACCGTATTAACGGGGTTTGAGACTGGCGTAATTTCCCCGGGAACAGTTTTAGTGGACGAACCTTTACACATAAAAGACTCGCCCGTTAAAAGCTCATGGAAAACGATGGGGGCTATTGATGATTTAGAAGCGCTGAAAATGTCTTCGAATGTGTATATGTTCAAAACAGCCATTGCTATTGGAGAAGGAGAATACCGATACAACCAAGCGTTACCGTTAAATGTTTCGGCTTTTTCCACAATGAGATACTATTTCCATCAATTCGGCTTAGGTGTCCCAACAGGGATTGACTTGCCAAATGAATCCTCTGGATATGAAGGGAAGGCGACGACACCTGGACTTTTACTAGACTATGCTATCGGACAGTATGACACTTACACACCGTTACAACTTGCGCAATATGTGTCTACGATTGCAAACGGTGGATATCGACTGAAACCACAAATTATAAAAGAAATACGCGCAACAGATCCTAATGAAGAGATTGGACCAATTGTTTCATCAATGGAACCAGAAATTTTAAATCGAGTGGATATGAATACAGATTATATAGAAAGAGTACAGGAAGGATTTCGACAAGTTTTCCAAGAACGGAATGGAACAGCCTATACTTATTTTTCGAGTGCAAGCTATGAGGCAGCTGGAAAAACAGGAACGGCACAAGCTTTTTATGATGGACCAATTGAGGACAAGTTTTTAGAACCAACATACAATTTATCGATTGTCGGATATGCACCTTATGATTCTCCCGAAATTGCATTTGCCGTTGTAGTTCCTTGGGCTTATCAAGGTGCTTCAAATGATCATGGAGTGAATAAAACAATTGCAAGAAAAGTGTTAGATGCTTACTTTAATAACTAAAGACTTGAAAACCCTTCTAGTTCCTTAGAAAAAATAAGCTAACCGGGTAGAATTATTGTTAATTTACAAAACCTTTACATTCGTTTAAAACCTAATTAATGTTTACGTTTTATTCTATTACTCGTAGGACATAAACACCATAAATCTTAGGGGGAATTAAGGAAATGAAAAGCTTTAAGTTTTTAGCAATGTCCATCATGATTACTTCCGTAATGGCGTTTGCAGCTGCTTGCGGAAACGGTGAAAATAATGAAAGTCAAACATCTGGAGAAACTACTGTAGATAAACAATTAGAAGGTGAAGTTGCAATCGACGGATCTTCTACAGTAGGACCTATCATGGAAGCTGTTTCTGAAGAGTTCGCAGCATCATTCCCAGATGTAAAAGCACCAGTAGGTATTTCAGGTTCTGGTGGTGGATTCAAACGTTTCGTAGTTGGTGAAACAGATCTTTCAAACGCATCTCGTCCAATCAAAGACGAAGAGAAAGAACAAGCGGCATCTAACGGAATTGAATTCACTGAATTCCGCGTTGCATTTGACGGATTATCAGTAGTAGTTAACCCTGAAAACGACTGGGTAGATCAATTAACTATTGAAGACTTAAGAACTATGTGGACTGGTGAAGCTAAAAACTGGTCTGATATTAACCCTGAGTGGCCAAACGAGCCAATCAAGTACTTCTCTCCTGGTACAGACTCTGGTACTTTTGACTACTTCAACGAAGTTGTACTTGATGAAGAGCCAATGGTAAAAGAAGCAACATTATCTGAAGATGACAACGTATTAGTTAAAGGTGTACAAACTGACAAGAATGCAATTGGATTCTTCGGTTATGCTTATTACTTAGAAAATAAAGATGCTTTAAAAGTTGTTCCGATTGTAAACTCAAACGGTGAAGCTTTAGAGCCTACAAATGAAACAATTGAAAACGGAACTTATGAGCCGCTTTCTCGTCCATTATACGTATACGTAAACAACGCTTCTGTTAAAGATAAAGAGCAAGTTTATGAGTATGTGAAATTCATGTTAGAGAATGGTGGCGACTTAGCTGAGGAAGTTGGATACGTTCGCTTACCTCAAGAACAATACGATGAGCAATTATCAACTCTTGAAGGGTTAAAATAATAAAAAATATGATGAGAAGCACTATGCTTCTCATCTTCCTATGCAAATGGGAAAGGGGTTTTCAAAAAATGGCTTTATCGACTGGACGATCAGTTAGGGAAATGATTCAAGAGAAAAAAGCAAAAAAATCTAGCTTGCAAATTGTAGAGAAGCTTGTACCAAAGTTCTTATTGGTTACTGCTCTTATTTCGATTTTAACAACATTAGGAATCTTATTAACTTTAACAACTGAAACTGTAACATTTTTCACTCGTGTATCTTTCGTAGAGTTTTTTACTGGTACTGAATGGTATCCATTCTATGAGCATGATCCTTCATACGGAATCATTGCCTTAATTTCCGGAACATTATTAATCGCAGTAATAGCGATGTTTGTTGCATTACCAATTGGATTAGCATCCGCTATCTTCTTGAGTGAATATGCTTCAGACCGCACAAGACGAGTAATCAAACCGATCCTTGAAGTATTAGCAGGGATTCCAACAATTGTATATGGATTTTTCGCATTAACATTTGTCACTCCATTATTACAAAAAATTATTCCTGATTTAGGCTTCTTTAATGCTTTAAGCCCAGGTATTGTTGTTGGGATTATGATTATTCCAATGGTTGCTTCTCTTTCTGAAGACGCGATGAGCTCAGTTCCAAATTCAATGCGTGAAGGTGCTTTAGCTTTAGGAGCAACAAAATTTGAAGTAGCAATTAAAGTCGTTTTACCTGCAGCGATTTCAGGTGTTATTGCTTCATTCGTATTAGCGATTTCTCGTGCAATTGGTGAAACAATGATTGTTACATTGGCTGGAGGAGCTACACCTAAGCTAACATTTGATCCTTCAGAGTCCATTCAGACAATGACAGCTTATATTGTTCAAGTAAGTTCTGGTGATGCTGGATATGGTACAACAATTTATTACAGTATTTACGCAGTAGGTACAACTTTATTCGTATTCACATTATTAATGAACATGCTTGCTCAGTATATTTCTCGTCGTTTCAGGGAGGAGTATTAAGATGAAGTTAATCGATCAATCTGTTGTGGCTAAACGGATGGAAGGTCGTTTAGTAAAAAATAATATTTATAAAGGGATCTTCATGGTCGCAACAGGATTTGCACTTGTTGTACTCGCAGTACTTCTATATCGGATATTCACTCAAGGAATTAGTTATATCAATCTTGACTTCTTTACCAACTTCGCATCGCGCAAACCAGAAGCTTCTGGTATTAAGGCCGCGCTGTTTGGATCATTATGGTTAATGGGAGTGGTTATCCCTGTTTCCTTAATTCTAGGCGTCGGTACAGCGATTTATTTAGAAGAATACGCAAAGAAGAACAAATTCACAGCCTTTATTCAAACAAATATCTCAAACCTTGCAGGGGTTCCGTCAATTGTATTTGGATTATTAGGTTTAACAGTATTTGTTCGAGCAATGGATTTAGACCGAAGCATTTTAGCTGGTGGTTTAACAATGAGTTTATTAATCTTACCGGTCATTGTTGTTGCAGCGCAGGAAGCGATTCGCGCCGTGCCAAATCAATTAAGAGAAGCATCTTATGGAATGGGAGCGACTAAATGGCAGACGATTTATCGTGTCGTATTACCATCAGCGATTCCTGGGATTTTAACTGGAAGCATTCTTGCCTTCTCACGTGCAATTGGAGAAACTGCACCGCTTTTAGTAGTAGGTGCCTTTGCATTCGTAAACTATTTACCAGAGAATTTATTAAGTACATTTACAGTTATGCCAATCCAAATTTATAACTGGGCAGGTCGTCCTCAAGCTGAGTTCCAAAATGTTGCAGCTGCGGGAATCATTGTGTTGTTCATTTTCTTAATTGTAATGAACTCGATTGCGGTTTATATCAGAAATAAATACCAGAAACGTTATTAATTTTTGTGTTCCAAAGGATGAAGGAGGTTTTTACAAATGACAATTACGCAAATGAAAGACGATTCTGTAAAAACGATGGATAAAGGAAGTAATACTGTGGCGGAAAAAAAAGAAAAGAGCATTGTATACCAAACGAAAAACTTGAACTTATGGTACGGGAATGATCAAGCATTAAAAAATATTGACCTAGATGTATATGAAAATGAAGTAACGGCCATTATCGGACCTTCAGGATGTGGTAAATCCACATATATTAAAACGTTAAACCGTATGGTTGAAATGGTACCAACTGTACGTACTTCAGGAGAAATCTTATACCGTGGTCGCAATATTTTTGATAAATCGTATCGTGTAGAAGAGCTACGCACTCAAGTTGGGATGGTATTCCAAAAACCAAATCCTTTTCCTAAGTCTATTTATGACAACATTGCTTACGGTCCGCGTATTCATGGAATCCGCGATAAAAAAGTGCTTGATGAAATTGTAGAAAGAAGTTTACGTGGTGCTGCCATTTGGGATGAAGTAAAAGATCGATTAAACGAAAATGCATATGGATTGTCTGGTGGTCAGCAGCAAAGACTATGTATTGCGCGTTGTCTTGCGATTGAACCAGATGTAATTCTAATGGATGAGCCAACTTCTGCATTAGATCCAATTTCAACCTTAAAGGTAGAAGAACTTGTTCAAGAACTTAAGAAAAATTATAGTATCGTGATTGTAACACACAACATGCAACAAGCTGCTCGTATTTCAGATAAAACAGCTTTCTTCTTAAGTGGAGAAGTAATTGAATACACAAATACAGATAAGTTATTCTCTAACCCTTCTGATAAGCGAACAGAGGATTACATCACTGGTCGATTTGGTTAAGCCATTTTTAGTCGTGAGTTAATACTCACGACTTCCCTATATGTAGAAAAAACTGAAATTTATTAATGATTAGAAGATTTCGTATGGAGGCGTAAGCATGAGAGAAAAATTCCAGTATGACTTACAAGAACTACAATCAAAATTAAAAGAATTATCAAACCTTACTGTACAAGCACTAGATTTATCACTTGAATGCTTGATAAATCAAAATATAGATGGAGCATTAAAAATTATTGATGATGACATCACTATAGATAAATTAGAAGAAGAGATTAATGACCTAGCTATTTTATTAATTGCAAAACAACAGCCAGTTGCAACGGATTTACGTCGAATAGTCACGACGATCAAAATTGCAGCGGACATTGAGCGAATCGCAGATTTTGCAGTAAATATTGCAAAATCAACCATTCGAATCGGAAATGAGCCTTTAATTAAGCCTATACAAACGATTAAAGAAATGCAAAAGCTAACGGTAGATATGTTGACCCTCTCTATCCAAGCCTTTATTGATGAAGACACAATGGCAGCTAAAAAGGTAGCAGACATGGATGATCGTGTTGATAGCTTATATGGTGAAGCTATTCGTGATTTATTCAATTTGTTGCAAACTGATTCAAAATTTATTAACCAAGTGACACAATTAGCTTTTGTAGCACGTTATTTAGAGCGGGCTGGGGACCATGCAACAAATATTTCAGAGAATATATTTTATCTTGTCAAAGGACGACATTATCACCTAAATAACTAAGAAAAAGGTGTAGTGAAAGTCGATGAATGATCAGACTTTCACTACACCTTTTTAGCGAGTAATCGCTTCTGCTAATTGGTAGAAACTCATATCTGTTTTGACTTCGAATGTTCCAATTTGTACGCGCGTATGATATTCATGCTCTATTAAGTACTTGCTAAATTCTGAAGCGGAGTCAACGACACCAGCAGACTCAAAGAGTTTGGCAACATCACTAGTAGCCATACCTTCCTTAATAGTAATAGAAACGGTCTTAACTTCTTGAGCCTCTTCTTCCTTTAACTCTTCCTTTTGTTCTTGAGGTTCTTCTTTGTTTTGATCGTCATTCTTTTGCTCTGTTTGTCCAGATTCATTACTATTTTGTATACTTGTTAACTGTTCGTATTCTGATTTTGAAATCGCCACTTGTTCATTTTGGTCAAGGAATTTCACGATATCAGCTTCAGTTACGGAAGCAATTTCTTGTGTATTATCGTTTGCTGTATGATAGCCCCCTAAATAAAATGTAAGAGCCAATATACTTGTAGCAGTAATCATACCCGCTGCAAACGCTTGAAGAATTCGTTTGTTCATGATAATTCCCTCTTGTTCTGTTCAATGATAAATGTTACTTCTTCTGTTGTGGCGTTCTCAGATTTTGCAATATCGCTTATTGACATTCCTTGCTCGTATTTCGTTAAAATTTGCTTTTTCGTGTAATAATCAAAATGAAGTACAGGTTGAGTGTTTTGACTGAATTGACTTGTTTCACTTTGAAGCAACTCTTCTTCAAAAACACGCATTTTTTTCTTCATTTTATAAATCTCTTGCATAGCAGAAATCGATAGTTGTTCCACTTCTTGTTCTAATTCTTTGTAGTGGTCGCGTTGTGAAAAAGAAAGCCCTAATAATGCAATACTTAATACAAATAGCGCGATAATAACATAGCCCATTTTCTCACCTTCTTGTTGATTTTCCCTTTACATTTATAACACAAATATGTTTAAAACGAAACTGGAATTGGAGTGAATGTAGAATTTTGTCAATAAAACACCATCTTTTATCCGTTTTTCTTTTCATATAAGAATGATACAATGATTTAAAATGCATCATATGTAAATTTCTCCAATATCCTATGGTCACATTAACGTAATGAAATTGAACACAACAGATGAAAGAAGTACCATCCATAACATTCGTTACGTCTTCCTTTTTTCAGAGGGTATATTAATTTTTTTATTTCTATTATTTTCCCCTACAATTTCAATTCAATCCCATATTCATCATAGAAGTAACGTTCCTCTTGCTCCGTTGAATTGATAAAACATCCATATTATAAGCGATATATTAGGAGAGTCTTTTTCGTTTTGCTTTAGAATAGATTATGTATGAATATCATGATTTTCATTGTGAAAGCGTGCATTCGTAAAAATCTCGATATATGAAAATATTACTTTTACCTATAAACACCTTTAACGAAAGAGAGGTGGTGTGGATCTTGAAGGCGATAATTTTGGCTGGTGGAAAGGGAGAAAGGTTAATGCCGCTTACTTCTCACATTCCGAAACCGATGGTTCCAATTTTAAACAAACCTCTTTTGGAAT
The Bacillus kexueae DNA segment above includes these coding regions:
- the sodA gene encoding superoxide dismutase; this encodes MAFELPKLPYEYDALEPHIDKETMNIHHTKHHNAYVTNLNAALEGNEELLSKSVEEVVANLDAVPEEKRTAVRNNGGGHANHTLFWTILSPNGGGAPAGELADAINAKFGSFESFKEEFSKAAATRFGSGWAWLVVNNGELEVTSTPNQDSPLMEGKTPILGLDVWEHAYYLNYQNRRPDYISAFWNVVNWDEVARLYNEAK
- a CDS encoding MFS transporter; this encodes MSKWKKIFGDVEVNRDLILLLLIGGLYSLSIALSNTFVNVYLWKQSGKFVDIGIYNLFSVIFQPLTFIFAGRLAKRVDRVIVLRLGVIFLAVFFVTVLIIGERASDYIILLGSLIGIGYGFYWLAFNVLTFEITEPETRDFFNGFLGVLTSSAGMIGPILAGFIISRLENFKGYTTIFTISLLLFSFAVVLSMFLKRRPAKGDYILWRIFHERSRNRNWKLITNAHFFQGLREGTFIFVISVFVFISTNSELALGTFGLLNSVIAFFSYYLATRFITKKMRKKAILVGGILLYLAIFLIVFHISYTNLLIYGVVIGIAYPMLLVPYVSMTYDIIGKGWNAAKARIEYIVVREVYLNFGRIVSVLSFILVVSFTNEKQTIPYLLLILGTGHALIYLFIRTIKLQESNRTANDERRVRQPHLADGKNG
- a CDS encoding peptidoglycan D,D-transpeptidase FtsI family protein, which encodes MKRKERKKPLIKRLNILFLITFFVFIALILRLGIVQIVYGELYKEEVEKSEEIEVNSAAPRGKIFDRNLEVMVTNQAVHTVTYTKTTSSTQAVRLELAKKLAEILEVSDEKVTERDLKDYWILTRPSEAEGKVSAEERQKVFRGELTNEELYSIQLERISESDLSELTPLDREIVAIKREMDRAAVGAPQAIKKGATNEEIAYISEHLSEFPGVNVTTDWERQYPFGNTLRTMLGNVSTQEEGLPNDQLEYFLARDYNLNDRVGTSYIEKQFESVLQGERSKIKNLTDSEGNLIESVIISEGQAGNDLVLTVDMDLQLNVEEIIEEELLRVKRLPSTELLDRAFVVMMDPNTGELLAMAGKQIVQEEDGSYEVQDFALGAMTTSYTMGSAVKGATVLTGFETGVISPGTVLVDEPLHIKDSPVKSSWKTMGAIDDLEALKMSSNVYMFKTAIAIGEGEYRYNQALPLNVSAFSTMRYYFHQFGLGVPTGIDLPNESSGYEGKATTPGLLLDYAIGQYDTYTPLQLAQYVSTIANGGYRLKPQIIKEIRATDPNEEIGPIVSSMEPEILNRVDMNTDYIERVQEGFRQVFQERNGTAYTYFSSASYEAAGKTGTAQAFYDGPIEDKFLEPTYNLSIVGYAPYDSPEIAFAVVVPWAYQGASNDHGVNKTIARKVLDAYFNN
- a CDS encoding PstS family phosphate ABC transporter substrate-binding protein; this translates as MKSFKFLAMSIMITSVMAFAAACGNGENNESQTSGETTVDKQLEGEVAIDGSSTVGPIMEAVSEEFAASFPDVKAPVGISGSGGGFKRFVVGETDLSNASRPIKDEEKEQAASNGIEFTEFRVAFDGLSVVVNPENDWVDQLTIEDLRTMWTGEAKNWSDINPEWPNEPIKYFSPGTDSGTFDYFNEVVLDEEPMVKEATLSEDDNVLVKGVQTDKNAIGFFGYAYYLENKDALKVVPIVNSNGEALEPTNETIENGTYEPLSRPLYVYVNNASVKDKEQVYEYVKFMLENGGDLAEEVGYVRLPQEQYDEQLSTLEGLK
- the pstC gene encoding phosphate ABC transporter permease subunit PstC is translated as MALSTGRSVREMIQEKKAKKSSLQIVEKLVPKFLLVTALISILTTLGILLTLTTETVTFFTRVSFVEFFTGTEWYPFYEHDPSYGIIALISGTLLIAVIAMFVALPIGLASAIFLSEYASDRTRRVIKPILEVLAGIPTIVYGFFALTFVTPLLQKIIPDLGFFNALSPGIVVGIMIIPMVASLSEDAMSSVPNSMREGALALGATKFEVAIKVVLPAAISGVIASFVLAISRAIGETMIVTLAGGATPKLTFDPSESIQTMTAYIVQVSSGDAGYGTTIYYSIYAVGTTLFVFTLLMNMLAQYISRRFREEY
- the pstA gene encoding phosphate ABC transporter permease PstA, which translates into the protein MKLIDQSVVAKRMEGRLVKNNIYKGIFMVATGFALVVLAVLLYRIFTQGISYINLDFFTNFASRKPEASGIKAALFGSLWLMGVVIPVSLILGVGTAIYLEEYAKKNKFTAFIQTNISNLAGVPSIVFGLLGLTVFVRAMDLDRSILAGGLTMSLLILPVIVVAAQEAIRAVPNQLREASYGMGATKWQTIYRVVLPSAIPGILTGSILAFSRAIGETAPLLVVGAFAFVNYLPENLLSTFTVMPIQIYNWAGRPQAEFQNVAAAGIIVLFIFLIVMNSIAVYIRNKYQKRY
- the pstB gene encoding phosphate ABC transporter ATP-binding protein PstB; this encodes MDKGSNTVAEKKEKSIVYQTKNLNLWYGNDQALKNIDLDVYENEVTAIIGPSGCGKSTYIKTLNRMVEMVPTVRTSGEILYRGRNIFDKSYRVEELRTQVGMVFQKPNPFPKSIYDNIAYGPRIHGIRDKKVLDEIVERSLRGAAIWDEVKDRLNENAYGLSGGQQQRLCIARCLAIEPDVILMDEPTSALDPISTLKVEELVQELKKNYSIVIVTHNMQQAARISDKTAFFLSGEVIEYTNTDKLFSNPSDKRTEDYITGRFG
- the phoU gene encoding phosphate signaling complex protein PhoU; its protein translation is MREKFQYDLQELQSKLKELSNLTVQALDLSLECLINQNIDGALKIIDDDITIDKLEEEINDLAILLIAKQQPVATDLRRIVTTIKIAADIERIADFAVNIAKSTIRIGNEPLIKPIQTIKEMQKLTVDMLTLSIQAFIDEDTMAAKKVADMDDRVDSLYGEAIRDLFNLLQTDSKFINQVTQLAFVARYLERAGDHATNISENIFYLVKGRHYHLNN
- a CDS encoding endolytic transglycosylase MltG, with the protein product MNKRILQAFAAGMITATSILALTFYLGGYHTANDNTQEIASVTEADIVKFLDQNEQVAISKSEYEQLTSIQNSNESGQTEQKNDDQNKEEPQEQKEELKEEEAQEVKTVSITIKEGMATSDVAKLFESAGVVDSASEFSKYLIEHEYHTRVQIGTFEVKTDMSFYQLAEAITR